The following proteins are encoded in a genomic region of Agelaius phoeniceus isolate bAgePho1 chromosome 17, bAgePho1.hap1, whole genome shotgun sequence:
- the RTF2 gene encoding replication termination factor 2 isoform X1, with amino-acid sequence MGCDGGTIPKRHELVKGPRKVEKVDKVAELVARWFYCALSQEKLRRPIVACELGRLYNKDAIIEYLLDKSPDKTPMESASHIKSIKNVTELQLVDNPAWCGDKESIKGDKYDDLQAARFICPVVGLEMNGRHRFCFLRSCGCVFSERALKEIKAEVCHKCGVPFQEEDVIVLNGNKEDMEILKKRMEERRLKSKLEKKSKKGKTAAAASQQEPSADSPGPSKAKSGKDCVNSSSGENRQIIFTKSSENGNPSVPGKVNKAPYSSTKRSIADSEDKSEAYKSIFTTHSSAKRSKEECSNWVTHTAYYF; translated from the exons ATGGGATGCGATGGCGGCACCATCCCCAAGCGGCACGAGCTGGTCAAGGGGCCCCGCAAAGTCGAGAAG GTCGACAAAGTTGCTGAGTTGGTGGCCAGGTGGTTCTACTGTGCCCTGAGCCAGGAGAAGCTGCGTCGGCCCATCGTGGCCTGTGAGCTGGGCAG GCTGTACAACAAAGATGCCATCATTGAATATTTGTTGGACAAATCCCCTGATAAAACCCCCATGGAATCTGCATCCCATATCAAGAGCATTAAG aacgtgacagagctgcagctggtggaTAACCCAGCCTGGTGTGGGGACAAGGAGAGCATCAAGGGGGACAAGTACGATGACCTGCAGGCTGCACGCTTCATCTGCCCCGTGGTGGGGCTGGAGATGAATGGCAGGCACAG GTTTTgcttcctgagaagctgtggctgtgtgtTCTCTGAGCGTGCTCTCAAGGAAATTAAAGCAGAAGTTTGTCACAAG TGTGGTGTTCCCTTTCAAGAGGAAGATGTGATTGTCCTAAATGGTAATAAAGAGGATATGGAAATTCTGAAGAAAAGGATGGAGGAAAGAAGACTTAAAAGTAAATTAGAAAAG AAATCGAAGAAAGGCaagactgcagcagcagcttctcaaCAAGAGCCCTCTGCAG attctCCAGGTCCTTCAAAAGCTAAGAGTGGAAAGGATTGTGTCAATtccagctctggggaaaacAGGCAGATAATCTTCACCAAAAGTTCAG AGAATGGAAACCCATCAGTCCCAGGAAAAGTCAACAAAGCTCCCTACAGCAGCACCAAGAGATCCATTGCAGACAGCGAGGACAAGTCTGAGGCTTACAAATCTATTTTTACAACTCACAGCTCAGCAAAACGTTCCAAGGAGGAGTGTTCCAACTGGGTTACTCACACAGCTTACTATTTCTGA
- the RTF2 gene encoding replication termination factor 2 isoform X2 — translation MGCDGGTIPKRHELVKGPRKVEKVDKVAELVARWFYCALSQEKLRRPIVACELGRLYNKDAIIEYLLDKSPDKTPMESASHIKSIKNVTELQLVDNPAWCGDKESIKGDKYDDLQAARFICPVVGLEMNGRHRFCFLRSCGCVFSERALKEIKAEVCHKKSKKGKTAAAASQQEPSADSPGPSKAKSGKDCVNSSSGENRQIIFTKSSENGNPSVPGKVNKAPYSSTKRSIADSEDKSEAYKSIFTTHSSAKRSKEECSNWVTHTAYYF, via the exons ATGGGATGCGATGGCGGCACCATCCCCAAGCGGCACGAGCTGGTCAAGGGGCCCCGCAAAGTCGAGAAG GTCGACAAAGTTGCTGAGTTGGTGGCCAGGTGGTTCTACTGTGCCCTGAGCCAGGAGAAGCTGCGTCGGCCCATCGTGGCCTGTGAGCTGGGCAG GCTGTACAACAAAGATGCCATCATTGAATATTTGTTGGACAAATCCCCTGATAAAACCCCCATGGAATCTGCATCCCATATCAAGAGCATTAAG aacgtgacagagctgcagctggtggaTAACCCAGCCTGGTGTGGGGACAAGGAGAGCATCAAGGGGGACAAGTACGATGACCTGCAGGCTGCACGCTTCATCTGCCCCGTGGTGGGGCTGGAGATGAATGGCAGGCACAG GTTTTgcttcctgagaagctgtggctgtgtgtTCTCTGAGCGTGCTCTCAAGGAAATTAAAGCAGAAGTTTGTCACAAG AAATCGAAGAAAGGCaagactgcagcagcagcttctcaaCAAGAGCCCTCTGCAG attctCCAGGTCCTTCAAAAGCTAAGAGTGGAAAGGATTGTGTCAATtccagctctggggaaaacAGGCAGATAATCTTCACCAAAAGTTCAG AGAATGGAAACCCATCAGTCCCAGGAAAAGTCAACAAAGCTCCCTACAGCAGCACCAAGAGATCCATTGCAGACAGCGAGGACAAGTCTGAGGCTTACAAATCTATTTTTACAACTCACAGCTCAGCAAAACGTTCCAAGGAGGAGTGTTCCAACTGGGTTACTCACACAGCTTACTATTTCTGA
- the LOC129127479 gene encoding putative beta-1,3-galactosyl-O-glycosyl-glycoprotein beta-1,6-N-acetylglucosaminyltransferase 7, which translates to MNPLHAKKSRFLVCLAGCMCIYTFIYLTVPLYDESDDQKPRVKRAECGFYPDELCSALFVGKPAASKIGNFCQKSYQPKALSCIQTSCSCSTVLKTLHFITRPLSEEEGNFSLAYIITIHKELEMFVRLLRAIYMPQNIYCIHIDEKSPRGYKTAVQNIVNCFENIFISSKREHVVYAGFSRLQADINCMRDLVNSKVQWNYVINLCGQDYPLKTNKEIIEYIKTKWNGKNITPGIVQPLHVKHRTEVSYREFVHSGVPYVYPAKVRKAQPPHNLTIYFGSAYYILSKAFVEFTLSDARAKALLEWSRDTYSPDEHYWVTLNRLPDAPGATPNAGWQGDLRAIKWKDQEGLSHKGCKGHYVRDICIYGLGDLQWIIESPHLFANKFEAGRNPLALECLERRLRLKVLRQAQVPIEQHWRLQEHSPFNMQLDV; encoded by the exons ATGAACCCACTTCATGCAAAGAAATCAAGATTTTTAGTGTGTCTTGCTGGCTGTATGTGCATCTACACCTTCATTTACCTAACAGTTCCACTTTATGACGAGTCTGATGACCAAAAACCCCGGGTCAAAAGAGCAGAGTGTGGTTTTTACCCCGATGAACTTTGCTCAGCCCTTTTTGTGGGGAAACCTGCAGCCTCTAAAATTGGAAACTTCTGTCAGAAGTCCTACCAGCCCAAAGCCCTCAGCTGCATTCAGacttcctgcagctgctccacagTCCTGAAGACTCTGCATTTTATCACCAGACCACTgtcagaggaagaaggaaatttCTCCTTGGCATACATTATTACAATTCACAAGGAGCTGGAAATGTTTGTGAGGCTGCTAAGAGCTATTTATATGCCTCAGAATATTTACTGCATCCACATTGATGAAAAGTCACCCAGAGGTTATAAAACTGCTGTACAGAACATCGTTAActgctttgaaaatatttttatttcctccaaAAGAGAACACGTTGTTTATGCAGGGTTTTCAAGATTACAAGCTGACATTAATTGCATGAGAGACCTTGTTAACTCCAAAGTTCAGTGGAATTATGTTATTAATCTGTGTGGTCAAGATTACCCCctgaaaacaaataaagaaatcaTAGAATATATAAAAACTAAGTGGAATGGTAAAAACATCACTCCTGGGATAGTGCAGCCCCTGCACGTGAAGCACAGGACAGAGGTCAGCTACAGGGAGTTTGTGCACTCTGGAGTGCCCTACGTGTACCCAGCAAAGGTCAGGAAAGCTCAGCCCCCACATAACCTCACCATCTATTTTGGCAGTGCCTATTACATCCTCAGCAAGGCCTTTGTGGAGTTCACACTGAGCGATGCCCGGGCTAAAGCTCTGCTGGAGTGGTCCAGGGACACCTACAGCCCTGATGAGCACTACTGGGTCACCCTCAATCGTTTACCTG ATGCTCCAGGGGCTACACCCAATGCAGGCTGGCAAGGAGACCTAAGAGCCATTAAATGGAAAGATCAAGAAGGGCTCTCACACAAAGGCTGCAAAG GTCATTACGTCAGAGACATCTGCATTTATGGCCTGGGGGATCTGCAGTGGATTATTGAGTCCCCTCATCTGTTTGCCAACAAGTTTGAGGCTGGCAGGAACCCCCTGGCCCTGGAGTGCCTGGAGCGGCGGCTGCGGCTCAAGGTGCTGCGCCAGGCTCAGGTGCCCATCGAGCAGCACTGGCgcctgcaggagcacagccccttCAACATGCAGCTGGATGTGTGA